A genomic stretch from Deinococcus ruber includes:
- a CDS encoding leucine-rich repeat domain-containing protein codes for MPNARRARLTLWYSAAQTNFQRRDIPEGNDMNHQHTTSERGQALLELLRIQPDYVSVHLNLDGCRLTTLPDQLRYSTGAQVFSAYDNRLEALPDWLWTFRQLATLNLSANELSYLPAEIGQLGSLEMLDLGHNRLERLPDVFSGLSKLAFLYLSNNRLSQLPASLGLLESLEYLNITDNAFAELPAWIGTLPRLAEFRLYNNNLQALPEQLGELVCLRELHAMNNVLETLPASLGQCVRLEKLMLQGNRLTALPDELAGLTALTDLDLRFNALTELPAALASLHQLRFLDLRANALTDLPEALAFLPNLEKLDLRWNRLTLLPAAFRRLQERGCTVYT; via the coding sequence ATGCCGAACGCCCGCCGGGCCAGACTGACGCTCTGGTACAGTGCTGCTCAGACCAACTTCCAGCGCCGCGATATCCCAGAGGGCAACGATATGAATCACCAGCACACGACCTCCGAACGCGGCCAGGCTCTCCTTGAACTCCTCCGCATCCAACCCGACTATGTTTCAGTTCATCTCAATCTGGACGGATGCCGCCTTACGACGCTGCCGGATCAGCTCCGGTACAGCACAGGCGCACAGGTCTTCAGCGCCTACGACAACCGACTGGAGGCGCTGCCCGACTGGCTCTGGACATTCCGCCAACTGGCAACGCTGAACCTCTCGGCCAACGAATTGAGTTATCTGCCCGCCGAGATAGGGCAGCTCGGTTCGCTGGAGATGCTCGATCTGGGGCATAACCGGCTCGAACGATTGCCTGATGTCTTTTCCGGCCTTTCAAAGCTGGCGTTTCTGTATCTCAGCAACAACCGGCTCAGTCAGCTTCCCGCGTCGCTCGGCTTGCTGGAATCGCTGGAATATCTGAACATCACCGACAATGCCTTTGCTGAACTGCCCGCATGGATAGGCACTCTGCCCCGGCTGGCCGAATTCCGACTGTATAACAACAACCTTCAGGCATTGCCGGAGCAACTCGGTGAGCTGGTCTGTCTCCGCGAGCTTCACGCCATGAACAACGTGCTGGAAACCTTGCCCGCCAGTCTGGGTCAGTGCGTGCGGCTGGAAAAGCTGATGCTTCAGGGCAACAGGCTTACAGCGCTGCCGGACGAACTCGCCGGATTGACGGCCCTCACCGACCTCGATCTGCGGTTCAACGCGCTGACCGAGCTGCCTGCCGCGCTCGCCAGTTTGCACCAACTCCGGTTTCTCGACCTGCGGGCCAATGCCCTGACCGATCTTCCTGAAGCCCTGGCGTTCCTGCCAAATCTGGAAAAACTCGATCTGCGCTGGAATCGCCTGACCTTGCTGCCAGCGGCGTTTCGTCGGCTCCAGGAACGCGGCTGCACCGTGTATACCTGA